The window ttgaggacagcacaaacacctagcccccgagccactggtgttaaccaataaaggttaaaatatccagcccgaccgggaatcgaacccgggacgttctgaaccgaaggccagtacgcttcgGACACTGAAAATTAATAAAAAACGTTTGCATGTAACGATTAGCATTTATCCAATAAAGCACTAAGTAACGTAACGACCCCTGTGGACATGAAGTCCAGCACGTAGTATGTCTGGAAGCTGCTTCCCTACGAATACGTGAGGACTAAAGTTCTAGTAAAAGAAACGTCAAACTAACCATTGTAAATTCAAATCGTGTATGTGTCTTTTTTTCATAGGAATCTTCAAGTAATGGTAAAAAGAATGTTTCCCTTAAGGATTTCCATTTTGTTTGTCTCTTGTATATCTCTGCAGTTAAGATATTTGTCTTCGATTCTCAACTGGTTATGTGATAACTCGGAGCTAAACACAGTTTTGAAATTTATAGAGACACAGCTTATTAAGACAGAGgcacaaaaaaaaattattaagttCATACCTGAGGCGTAATACCCGAAGGAGTCGAGACCGGCGTTCATAGCAACTGACACTGGCCCCACATTAGCTACAGCTTCCTTCAAAGCTGCCTGGTCTCCACTTGAAATAGACACGTAATTGGATATGGTAGCTCCGATGTTTTGGGCATTGTATCTGCACCTACCGTTCTGAAAACGACATATAACTCTAAATTAAATCATATACTACCTTCTTGTTGCTAAAACAGATGatttcataaatatatttcttAGGCTATAAGAATGTGTGTATATACGTGTGAGATCTGTGTATGGCACGCGCGAACTGCGCGCGAACGTTCGTTTTCAGCGGtaaattcaatgtttttttttttggtattggctttacgtcgcaccgacacagacaggttttatggcgacgatgggacaggaaagggctaggactgggaaggaagcggccgtggccttagttaaggtacagccccagcatttttctggtgtgaaaatgggaaaccacggaaagccatcttcgggctgccgacagtggggttcgaacccactatctcccgaatactggacattggccgcacttaagcgactgcagctatcgagagtTCAATGTATGTGGGTCTAAATGTAAATAGGGATAAAGCCATTGTGAAATAATGATTATTAACAGACAAAAACACGGTCAGACCACTACAATGATGAACAACTTACAGGCTGTTGATCATATTATATACTGTACCTCGAATCGTTATTAATGAAGGTGTGAGGATGTACTGAAAATAAAATAGGAAATTTCATGTAGAATACTGTGTACCTACTAGTATACAagcaaaaatattcaaaataaaaataatctgCTTACGCACTGTAGcgtttaagacgaacattgcaatTAAATAGGAAAATGAGAAAAGACGGGAATGGAGCTGGTAACAGGTGTTTACTAGAATATAACTAAATACGTAATAGTTTAAAAGTTTTCATTTCGTACCCTGATGGGGCGGGAGAGGCCCGGGAGATTTGTGTCGGTGAGGTGATTTGCGAAGAAAGTGAGGCAgattcggccgtggcctataaCAGGATCTCtacggcattcgccttaatgcaggagaaggGAAAACAATTGAAAATCATTTTAATGTCTGCTGTCGGTGTCTGAAGGGCTGAAAAGTGAAAAAACTAGCAGCAGTTGAGTCAAAGCCCACCATACACGGTAAAAGATTTCCTACGGTGCAGAATGACTCTGGAAGAGATTGTTGTTCCGCTTGTCTGTTTTATGGTGAAAAACCCGTACCTGTGTTTGATTTTTTTGACTCTTGATAGCCTTGTAAGAAATATATTAAGGATTTAGAAGGAGTTAACTGTTCCTTTGTAAGAGAACCTCCAGCAAACCGAGTCTATTCTGTTTCTCTCAACAATTCAAAATGTTGCCATAGATTATGGAAATCTGGAGTTTTGCAACTGCTGTCTGTTTCATTCCTGCTACTTTTTTCAAATTAATATTTGGAACTTACCCGCTCTTCAAATGGATAGGAATCCTCAGTATCTATGCCACCATTGTCAATGACGTACTGGAATGCCGCCCCCATGTCTCCACCATAACAACCGTCGTTAGGGTAATCAATGGCACAGTCCAAGAGGTTTTGTTCACTCAGAGATACGAGTTTTCCAGTCTTCCTGAAGTGCTGTCCTTCTATGGCTCCGGTCTGTGGAATAAAGCAGGAATTATTTGGTTTCACGCTTACTTCAGGAAAAGAAACATGTTTTATTCTTTTAACAATTCTGTATCTAGGTGCAGGTAGGAAGAGACTGTCTTTTGAAGAAGAACTTAGAAACACTGTGCAGGGATGATTTCTGACATTGCAAGTGATTAATATTTGGTCTGACATTACAGTTATAAAAGGCGGAAGATTAACCAATACGTTACTAAGCGCTGTCCACAAAAATCGGAGACATTAACACTAACAGCGAAGCAAAAGTCCCTTTATGTTATCTTTACTGTCATATGGGGCATCTGCGTACCCACTTTAAACGCAGTTTCCAGTTACTGGGAATGAATCAGAGTGGAAAAGAAGGTAAATTAAAGAATTTTTGTActgtggtctagaaagccaagaataacggctgagaggatccgtcgtgctgaccacacgacacctcgtaatatgcaggccttcgggctgagcagcggttgcttggtaggccaaggcccttcaagggctgtagtgccatggggtgggaCGACAATCGGATTATGTTAAATATGTATGATTTTGAACGATAATGTTTATTGTATTTGTTCTCATCGTGTACGGAGTATCTTACTGTAAGAGGACTTCATCTTTGCTTGATTGTATTCTACTTATTTTATAGTTTCCTTTTTAAAAACTGATAGCTAAGTTTCATAATAATAACCAAATTAAATTATGATTTGTTTTTCGCTGTGATTTTTTGCGATACTTTTTTTCTGGGCTACTTACGTAACCTATCTTTAGTGGTTTGCTCGATAAGACGTAACTATACATGTGATCAATAATATAGTTACGTTATACCTACTTAGCTGACGACTGTTTAATAATCTAGCCGTGCATATCACTTTTGCATACTTGGTCGTATCCTACATAAGAATGTTAGAGCAATACAAATGTAAAATCTGATTCTTTTTTttcttgctctttgctttacgtcgcaccgacacagataggtcttatggcgacgatgggagaggaaaggcttaggaatgggaaggaagcggccgtggccttaattaaggaacagccccagcatttgcctggtgtgaaaatgggaaaccacggaaaaccatcttcagggctgctgacagtggggttcgaacccactatctcccggatgcaagctcacagctgcgtgctcctaaccgcacggccaactcgtccggtaaaatcTGATTCTTAGCATACTTATAATTATATTACTTAAAACATCCaatgcctgtcgaaagaggcgactaaaagaggggccaggagctctgaacttggaaACGCGGGTAAACTACGCCGGTTATTCTAGTTGAGTCTGCCActtcttccacttaattgtgccagtcTCCTCGATTTCATCTCTCCTccctgaccttccttggtcaactgttgttagTTTCCGTCACCGAAGGTACAGTATTGGGTTTACGTGGCCAAGGGAGTCTTTGATGTTCACACCCTtcgttttccttctctttcttttatcCTTTTTCGGAGTGACGGTCCTTCTccattttccttttgattagtattaagagaggatggttgtccagttttaGTTCCTCTTAAAAAGCAATATTCCCCACCACCACTTTAATAATTGTTAATAAGTGTAACGTGGGCAACCAAAAGGACTACTGTAAATTAAAGTTGACCTTAGGCAACGATCAGCAATACGCTGTTAAGATAGCGTCCAATTACATGACAGTCGAAGTGGCAAAATGCACTGCGAACACGGAGACCTGGTAGATGTTGACAGCTAAAAGGAATGTAGTGTATGAATTCGGGATTACTCGGAAATATCTCTGTACTAGTAATTTTTTTGTTGGTAATGACAAGGGAATATTCTTGGTAAATGTGTGAATATGTACTGTTCCACCAGACATGgaaatataaccttagttatgtcaTGTGATTTAGTTGAGCCGGTATGGAACGGTGCGCGGCATTGGGAAAAGTATTTCTGCTTTAGTTTACCGGAAAATATTAGcatcactggaaattttctaagtaTATTCGCTCAGGAGATGAGGATAATAAacaataacatatttttaaaaatccaaaataatCATTCAATTTGATGGCTGCTGCATCTTCAGCTTTTTAGTAAGGATGTTACTGGGGCATCTTATTAAGTTCTTGAGCCAGGAAATATCGTAGGCTGGAAGTTCTGTTTGAAAATATAAAGAAGTTGTTCAGCGTAAAACGGCGGAACACGTGTAAGTAACTAGTGTGAAAATGATTCATTTACTTGAGAAGCGAAAATTCACTAACGATTTTGTGGAATTCGTTGAAGGAAACAACAACAGCAAATTCGTGGAGAATATAATAAAAGTTATCAACAAAATTCTTGTTTCTACATCAGAAGCGAGAGTTCCTTCTGTGCAACGAGccaagtaatgatgatgatgatatgatgatttATGTTGAAAGATACAACGATATGCCGTAGTATAGCTTGTATGGGTTACCTTTGACAACTTCCGATCGAAGTCCTTATGACCGTACGTGGCTTTTGAAGGGAAGGGTTACATGGAGGAATCGTATCCGtgaaattttattataatttttgttCTGAACAGAAGATAATAATCGCTTTTACGCATATCAAGGGTAAAATTAGCAGTAAACTAATACATACctttattactagagaaatatacgtATATATATTTTGCTACGTTACGACTATGAATATTGTACTACGCCACAGCGCTTCAATATGTCTTATGTTCATGTAACAtttttgtgtgtgatgtctttgctcacttaCTTCTTTGATCTgctttgatttgttttgctttgctacttggtggggcgagttgttgacttgtgcctataactcattaattaatataattattggtctaggtatcatgctgcttttctttcaAAAAAGTCATTTTTGTCGGTGCTAGCCCTGAACCTCAGGAAAGAAGCATAAGActgcacgatgaagcggaatgacaCAGAAGAgtgtcgtgtctacagcgaaatagtcgccgtaggtacgtatgtatatttctctagtaataatagtatttattaattTGCAGCTAATGTTACTGTTGACTTGCgttaaagcaattattatcctccatttaggacaaaactTACAATGAAATTTCACGGATACGATTCgttcatacatacatgcatataacGTCATATGGTTTATCTTACAATATGCATTGGGATTTACTGGTTTATAGCACGCGTGTGTTTATGACCTCGGCGCAAATTACAAGAGATAGCATTACGGTAGGTCAGTGTTCATTCGTCCGTCCCTCTTTCGTATTCCGACAATCAACTAGTCGTCGAAGGCACGTGATGACTCGTGCTGTCTTGATGGAACACGGTATCCTCTGTTTGCTCCTTCTGTTTTAAGAGGTTCGATACATTGATGTAATTTCTAAAACTGGTCACAGAACACATTTAAAAATTTGATTTGGTGGCGATGGGCTTATCTCATAATGAATAGTATCTCTAAATCCTGAGCCAACTTTAGTCCAAGAGTcgtaggaaaatccacttaaatatCACTACCAATAATCAGGTCGGGATTTAGGGTACTTGACATGCTGGACACTGCCCATTTTGACTCCCCCTCCTATTGTAGTATGATAGGTCTATAAGATAAGtgttttggccgttgtgttattcttggctaatttaacgtgtgtgcaaaatttacgtaagatccgtgattccccGGTTCGCGCCCTTTCCTTGTAAGTATGCAGTTCACAAGGAAATATTCCCTCAAGTTGATATATGCATATGGTATGCGTTTTCAGTGAATCGAGTCCATTGTAATTCAAGAAACAAAGAATTGAATTTTGATGACTTTTTAAGTGAATCAAACTCTATAAACAAGatacaataatatttacagaactgAAAGCCCAGCATCCTCCACATCGTCCCTGGTTCTTGACGGAAGTTACTGCTCCTTGTTGCCTCCAGTCCACTGAGCTGGGTAACCGCACGTTGTTTTGTCTTGTATAGTTCAGTCCTCTGGATCTCACGAGCTTATTGGGACGATATCcagtcattgtgttgatgaattcCTCGTTAGTCTGAAATTGATAATAAATAAGGCAAATATTTTATTAAGGTGGAATTCGTGTCTTGGTAGGATCTActtcaggcatgtcaaggtcacgagctgactgacaactctgcgtgcGTGATCTTACCATGTCTGCAAATTTGTTGAGCCCCATCTTGTAAGAAACTTCTCCTCTCGCGAATGCTTCATTGTGTTTTGCAATCTTGTTTGCAGTTTCCATGAAGATCTGCATACGATACTCCTCCTCCCTTGGACTGGCATACTTCTTACGATGTTGTAGCTGAAATAcaggaaaattaattttaaatatgcATTGGATGGGTTGTTCTATAAAAAACAGATCTGGAGTCAATCCCAGATCGCTGTGTCTTATTTAATGGGCTTCGAAATGTTCTATAATATCAAAATGTTACATGACGACCCTGTAGTCAAGTAACTACTAGACTACTCAATCGAGCGTCTACATACTGCTAGCGCCAGCTGACTTATGGGCCACCCGTAGTTTGTTTGGAAAGTACTGGTGTTGGGGAATGATTCATTTTGTACAAATATTAAGATAAGATTTCcatatttttcaattcattttgtaAACAATAGTTTTTCTCTAAAAGTGATTTTTACACAAATTAAAAGTAAtttacaataagtcattgtcttaataataatttgtcttagTTATCAGAGGTTATTTGTTAATATACCCTAATGTTTCGAAACTAAGCCATTGAGTAGATCCGGAGAAAAAGTAAACATTATTCAAAAACTTATATTTTGGGTAATGAAGCAACTTTAACACGTTCCAGCTGCGTATGATTAGTTATCTCCAACTTCTGAGAACTCCCCCTCAAGT is drawn from Anabrus simplex isolate iqAnaSimp1 chromosome 1, ASM4041472v1, whole genome shotgun sequence and contains these coding sequences:
- the LOC136857748 gene encoding cathepsin L; this translates as MKLIVVLCTILAVSQALSYSELVKQEWNTFKLQHRKKYASPREEEYRMQIFMETANKIAKHNEAFARGEVSYKMGLNKFADMTNEEFINTMTGYRPNKLVRSRGLNYTRQNNVRLPSSVDWRQQGAVTSVKNQGRCGGCWAFSSTGAIEGQHFRKTGKLVSLSEQNLLDCAIDYPNDGCYGGDMGAAFQYVIDNGGIDTEDSYPFEERNGRCRYNAQNIGATISNYVSISSGDQAALKEAVANVGPVSVAMNAGLDSFGYYASGIYYDADCKGQYWYLNHAVLVVGYGTEDGSDYWIVKNSWGDDWGESGYFRISTKNNNCGIATEPVYPLV